The following are encoded in a window of Gavia stellata isolate bGavSte3 chromosome 17, bGavSte3.hap2, whole genome shotgun sequence genomic DNA:
- the PHLDA2 gene encoding pleckstrin homology-like domain family A member 2: MKMQAEVIREGELEKRSDSLFQLWKKKLVVLTKDSLSLFPDGHKRAKGKELGFGSILKVDCVERTGKYIYFTIVTKDRKEIDFRCPDQSCWNASITMALIDFQNKRAIQDFKSRQEMEQAAGTQERRLARAP; the protein is encoded by the coding sequence ATGAAGATGCAAGCCGAGGTGATCCGCGAGGGCGAGCTGGAGAAGCGGAGCGACAGCCTTTTCCAGCTGTGGAAGAAGAAGCTGGTGGTGCTGACCAAGGACAGCCTCAGCCTCTTCCCCGACGGGCACAAGCGGGCCAAGGGCAAGGAGCTGGGCTTCGGCTCCATCCTCAAGGTGGACTGCGTGGAGCGCACGGGCAAGTACATCTACTTCACCATCGTCACCAAGGACCGCAAGGAGATTGACTTTCGGTGCCCGGACCAGAGCTGCTGGAACGCCTCCATCACCATGGCCCTCATCGACTTCCAGAACAAGCGGGCCATCCAGGACTTCAAGAGCCGCCAAGAGATGGAGCAGGCGGCGGGCACCCAGGAGCGGCGGCTGGCCCGGGCGCCCTGA